In one Cryptococcus deuterogattii R265 chromosome 11, complete sequence genomic region, the following are encoded:
- a CDS encoding taurine dioxygenase produces MPVALATPTINPIESIKTSLAAVDVNKETPFDLRAYSHFDSTPSIGTEFRDSPSKDGKPVLSIRDILGNDERLKALGRLVSERGVVFFRDATISPEEQKELVEALGLHGGKPKTSGLHIHPLTLEGSELGDEISVISNQFVFDKKFQNREDTVLKRPLGSSLWHSDVTFEPHPSDYATLQIRTLPESGGDTLWASAYEAYDRLSPAYRTFLENLTATHIGQNFLNIVRESNATVREPRGAPENIGQHLSAVHPVIRTNPVTGWKGLFVNRVFTKKINELTQQESDSLLEFLFEHVTGNHDIQVRFRWEENNLAIWDNRCTFHAATWDLDKNVREGTRSVSVGERPFYDPNSISRREALYIEKEKLQKVNEAV; encoded by the exons ATGCCTGTTGCTCTCGCCACTCCCACCATCAACCCAATCGAGTCCATCAAGACTAGCCTCGCCGCCGTCGATGTGAACAAGGAGACTCCCTTTGACCTTCGAGCATACTCTCACTTCGACTCCACTCCCAGCATCGGTACGGAGTTCCGAGACTCACCTTCTAAGGACGGCAAGCCGGTCTTGAGTATTCGAGACATCCTCGGGAATGATGAGCGGTTGAAGGCCCTCGGGCGACTCGT TTCTGAGCGAGGCgttgtcttcttccgtgACGCCACAATCTCCCCtgaagagcagaaggagcTTGTCGAAGCTCTTGGTCTCCACGGCGGAAAGCCTAAGACCAGCGGTCTACACATCCACCCTCTTACTCTTGAGGGCAGCGAGCTTGGTGATGAAATCAGTGTTATCTCGAACCAGTTCGTTTTCGACAAAAAATTCCAGAATAGGGAAGACACCGTTTTGAAGAGACCTTTGGGTAGTTCACTCTGG CATTCTGATGTTACCTTTGAACCCCACCCTTCTGACTACGCCACCCTTCAGATCAGAACCCTTCCCGAGAGCGGTG GTGACACTCTATGGGCTTCCGCTTATGAGGCCTACGACCGTCTTTCTCCCGCATACAGAACCTTCCTCGAAAATCTCACTGCCACCCACATCGGTCAAAATTTCCTTAACATCGTCCGCGAATCCAACGCCACTGTCCGAGAGCCACGAGGTGCTCCCGAGAACATCGGCCAACACTTGAGCGCCGTCCATCCTGTCATCAGAACCAACCCCGTCACCGGTTGGAAGGGTCTCTTTGTCAACCGAGTTTTtaccaagaagatcaaCGAGTTGACTCAGCAAGAATCTGACAGTTTGCTTGAGTTCCTATTTGAGCACGTCACTGGTAACCATGATATTCAGGTCCGATTCCGATGGGAGGAGAACAATCTT GCCATCTGGGACAACAGATGCACTTTCC ACGCTGCCACTTGGGATTTGGACAAGAACGTTCGAGAAGGAACTAGGTCTGTCTCCGTCGGTGAGAGGCCATTCTACGACCCCAACTCCATCAGCCGTCGTGAAGCTCTGTatattgaaaaggaaaagcttCAGAAGGTAAACGAGGCAGTCTGA
- a CDS encoding major facilitator protein has product MLGLPSAVLSTLLLSSSVILRSHAFRVPISDTDSLREVCSGMYGGKDAYIEVTFDQTSSGQVALVIYEWKDVQYLGAQNGDEARTYICTTSAVRSGICSDSQLGSFLTSFPDDVSPESSSIFTTPLKFSNDYTPTPTTDEDDDVALPTENEDDQGETATNVAEEHVQETGSVDDDMDEDAADQEEAEQIEELAETLGDGWRKRQVGGIVDDIATAVATSDDESTEDSGDWTETLSSTMAESDSSTSTDQVSVPVYSAPITYAVPKTGYYCVGIVPVTLVNSRDDVQERRATHAEYSGMVLFRNNFAGELPAVEYPKIHFYFALSIVYFVLGCGWAYLCTKHHRELLPMQYYISGTIVFLIIEMLAQFAYYRYINKHGGGTASLAFLFVIAVLNAARNSLSFFLLLIVCMGLSVVTHSLGSVMHKVRLLTALHFIFGVMYSVGTVKVELDDASLLMVLLLIFPLSLTLTAFLMWIIVSLNGTIMHLQARKQRHKLQMFQRLWRILVISVIAVAAFFVVSSMSLSNRMNEDYTPNSWRYRWILLDGSLATIYLCAFTAIAYLWRPTRDNVRFSMSQELAQDEAEADAEDYEIDALENGRGRGFGGHQQLLSQHDEDYDEDERKGPVRNGVGEENVVFAMGDDSDEEEDHVHGHGHRETEYRDSGEVGGSSELGRARSKDRGKDD; this is encoded by the exons ATGCTCGGACTTCCGTCCGCCGTCTTATCtactctcctcctctcctcaagcGTTATCCTACGCAGCCATGCTTTCCGAG TCCCTATCAGCGATACAGATTCGCTGCGGGAAGTATGCTCTGGCATGTATGGAGGCAAAGACGCCTACATAGAAG TTACCTTTGATCAGACGTCATCTGGACAAGTTGCTTTGGTAATTTACGAATGGAAAGATGTCCAGTACCTGGGAGCGCAGAATGGAGACGAGGCT CGGACATACATCTGTACAACATCTGCCGTCCGGTCTGGTATTTGCTCGGATTCCCAGCTAGGTTCCTTCCTTACATCCTTCCCCGACGATGTCTCCCCTGAGTCGTCAAGTATCTTCACTACACCTCTCAAGTTCTCGAACGACTATACCCCAACTCCCACGacagacgaagatgacgatgtgGCCCTGCCGACAGAGAATGAGGACGACCAAGGGGAGACTGCCACCAACGTTGCTGAGGAGCATGTCCAGGAAACTGGCTCAGTAGACgatgatatggatgaagatgcggCTGatcaggaagaagctgaacAGATTGAAGAGTTAGCTGAAACTTTGGGGGATGGATGGCGAAAGAGGCAGGTGGGAGGTATTGTGGACGACATTGCAACGGCTGTGGCAACTTCCGATGATGAGTCGACTGAGGACTCTGGAGACTGGACAGAAACCCTATCGTCCACGATGGCCGAATCTGACTCATCTACCTCCACGGACCAGGTATCAGTTCCTGTTTACAGCGCCCCCATCACCTATGCTGTACCCAAAACCGGATACTACTGCGTGGGGATTGTTCCTGTCACCCTTGTCAACTCTAGAGACGATGTTCAAGAACGACGAGCTACTCATGCCGAGTACTCTGGTATGGTGTTGTTCCGCAACAACTTTGCTGGAGAGCTCCCAGCTGTGGAATACCCCAAGATTCAC TTCTATTTCGCTCTGAGCATCGTATATTTCGTCCTCGGATGTGGGTGGGCTTATCTTTGCACCAAACACCACCGAGAACTCCT CCCTATGCAGTACTACATTTCCGGCACTATCgtctttctcatcatcgaGATGCTCGCTCAATTCGCATACTACCGCTACATCAACAAACACGGCGGAGGGACGGCCTCTCtcgctttcctttttgtcaTCGCTGTCTTGAATGCCGCTCGGAACTctctcagcttcttcctcttgctcaTAGTCTGCATGGGTCTCTCTGTGGTCACTCATAGTTTAGGTAGTGTTATGCACAAGGTTAGGTTATTGACTGCCTTGCACTTTATCTTCGGTG TGATGTACTCTGTGGGGACTGTGAAAGTTGAACTCGAC GACGCATCTCTGCTCAtggtccttcttctcattttcCCCCTTTCACTGACTCTCACCGCATTTCTTATGTGGATTATCGTCAGCCTCAACG GTACTATCATGCATCTTCAAGCTCGTAAACAACGTCACAAGCTTCAAATGTTCCAGCGTCTATGGCGTATCTTGGTCATTAGTGTTATCGCTGTTGCTGCCTTCTTTGTCGTGTCTAGTATGAGCCTGTCAAAcaggatgaatgaag ACTATACTCCTAATAGCTGGAGGTATAGGTGGATCTTGTTGGATGGTTCTCTGGCTACTATATATCTATGTGCTTTCACAGCCATTGCTTACTTATGGCGCCCG ACCCGAGACAACGTTCGTTTCTCCATGTCACAAGAACTCGCGCAAGACGAAGCCGAAGCAGATGCTGAAGACTATGAAATTGATGCGCTCGAGAATGGACGTGGTCGCGGCTTCGGCGGACATCAGcagcttctttctcaacaCGATGAGGATtatgacgaggatgaacGAAAGGGGCCGGTGAGAAATGGGGTAGGGGAGGAGAATGTGGTCTTTGCGATGGGGGATGAtagtgatgaggaagaagatcatgTGCATGGGCATGGACATCGGGAAACAGAGTATAGGGATAGTGGAGAGGTTGGAGGGAGTAGTGAGCTGGGCAGGGCGAGAAGCAAGGATcgtggaaaagatgattag